From Streptomyces sp. TLI_105, the proteins below share one genomic window:
- a CDS encoding WhiB family transcriptional regulator codes for MGWVADWSAQAACRTTDPDELFVQGAAQNRAKAVCTGCPVRTECLADALDNRVEFGVWGGMTERERRALLRRRPTVTSWRRLLETARTEYERGAGLLPVAIEDDATYEAYAAVG; via the coding sequence ATGGGCTGGGTAGCTGACTGGAGTGCGCAGGCGGCCTGCCGCACTACCGATCCGGATGAACTTTTCGTGCAGGGAGCGGCACAGAACAGGGCAAAGGCGGTGTGCACCGGATGCCCGGTGCGGACCGAGTGCCTCGCCGACGCCCTCGACAACCGCGTGGAGTTCGGCGTGTGGGGCGGCATGACGGAGCGCGAGCGCCGCGCCCTGCTGCGCCGGAGGCCGACCGTCACCTCGTGGCGCCGGCTCCTGGAGACCGCGCGGACGGAGTACGAGCGGGGAGCGGGCCTGCTGCCCGTGGCGATCGAGGACGACGCGACGTACGAGGCGTACGCCGCGGTCGGCTAG
- a CDS encoding transglycosylase domain-containing protein, whose amino-acid sequence MPKKRSGGGLTGTQQAAKFLGVSVLAGAVLAGIALPAAGALGLAAKGTVEGFDEIPSNLKTPPLSQRTTILDAEGGLIATVYSRDRKVVPIDKISPYMQKAIVAIEDGRFYEHGAIDLKGVLRAINRNAQSGGVAQGASTLTQQYVKNVFVEEAGDDPEKVAQATQQTIGRKVRELKFAIQVEEELGKKKILENYLNITFFGQQAYGIEAASQRYFSKPAADLDLGEAAMMAGLVQSPSRYDPINDLQEATKRRNTVLQRMADVKDISQAEADAAKAKPIKLKVKTPKNGCITAVDGAGFFCDYVRKTILNDPTFGKTAEERTKLWNLGGLTIKTTLDPRAQAAANEAAVAKVDKDDPVAASVVQVQPKTGRILSMGQSRPYGLDQKQHQTTLNLAVGSKMGGTTYGFQVGSTFKPITAAAALEKGLSPAQSFDTPAQINIPESDYTRCDGKPAGYANWEVNNEMKSEKGVFDMTSALGKSINTYFAKLEQMAGLCETLTMAKNVGYERELGKPIKQSPSVTLGSIESTPLDMASVYATFANRGIYCTPIAIESIKAANGDKLNVPQTKCTRAMSDRTADTINQMLKGVVEDGTGTKAGLSDRDNAGKTGTTNDRKDAWFVGYTPNLSTAVWVGDDVGEKKSMYDITIGGEYYDKVCGGCLPGPIWKIAMTGALDAGQTPGFVPVSVPRAQKPKEEKPGDEGPNKPRKPADNKPGGTDPNPGFTFPTDLLGGGDGRNKPRGGNH is encoded by the coding sequence ATGCCAAAGAAGCGCTCGGGCGGTGGTCTGACCGGGACCCAGCAGGCCGCCAAGTTCCTCGGTGTCAGTGTGCTCGCCGGAGCCGTGCTGGCGGGCATCGCCCTGCCCGCCGCCGGTGCACTCGGGCTGGCCGCGAAGGGCACGGTCGAGGGGTTCGACGAGATCCCCTCCAACCTGAAGACCCCACCGCTGAGTCAGCGCACCACGATCCTGGACGCCGAGGGCGGTCTGATCGCCACGGTGTACTCGCGGGACCGGAAGGTCGTGCCGATCGACAAGATCTCCCCGTACATGCAGAAGGCGATCGTCGCGATCGAGGACGGGCGCTTCTACGAGCACGGGGCGATCGACCTCAAGGGCGTACTGCGCGCCATCAACCGGAACGCGCAGTCGGGCGGGGTCGCGCAGGGCGCGTCCACGCTGACCCAGCAGTACGTGAAGAACGTCTTCGTCGAGGAGGCCGGTGACGACCCCGAGAAGGTCGCGCAGGCCACCCAGCAGACCATCGGCCGCAAGGTCCGCGAGCTGAAGTTCGCGATCCAGGTCGAGGAGGAGCTGGGCAAGAAGAAGATCCTGGAGAACTACCTCAACATCACGTTCTTCGGGCAACAGGCCTATGGCATCGAGGCCGCCTCCCAGCGCTACTTCTCCAAGCCCGCCGCCGACCTGGACCTGGGCGAGGCGGCGATGATGGCCGGCCTCGTCCAGTCGCCGAGCCGCTACGACCCGATCAACGACCTCCAGGAAGCCACCAAGCGCCGCAACACGGTCCTCCAGCGGATGGCCGACGTGAAGGACATCAGCCAGGCCGAGGCGGACGCCGCCAAGGCCAAGCCGATCAAGCTGAAGGTGAAGACCCCGAAGAACGGCTGCATCACCGCCGTCGACGGCGCCGGCTTCTTCTGCGACTACGTCCGCAAGACGATCCTCAACGACCCGACCTTCGGCAAGACCGCCGAGGAGCGGACGAAGCTGTGGAACCTGGGCGGCCTCACCATCAAGACCACGCTCGACCCCCGCGCGCAGGCCGCCGCCAACGAGGCCGCCGTCGCGAAGGTCGACAAGGACGACCCGGTCGCCGCCTCGGTGGTGCAGGTCCAGCCCAAGACCGGCCGCATCCTGTCGATGGGCCAGTCCCGCCCGTACGGACTGGACCAGAAGCAGCACCAGACGACGCTCAACCTCGCCGTCGGCAGCAAGATGGGCGGCACCACGTACGGCTTCCAGGTCGGCTCGACCTTCAAGCCGATCACGGCCGCGGCCGCGCTGGAGAAGGGCCTGAGCCCGGCGCAGAGCTTCGACACCCCGGCGCAGATCAACATCCCGGAGAGCGACTACACCCGTTGCGACGGCAAGCCCGCGGGCTACGCCAACTGGGAGGTCAACAACGAGATGAAGTCGGAGAAGGGCGTCTTCGACATGACGAGCGCCCTCGGCAAGTCCATCAACACGTACTTCGCCAAGCTGGAGCAGATGGCCGGCCTGTGCGAGACGCTGACGATGGCGAAGAACGTCGGCTACGAGCGCGAGCTGGGCAAGCCCATCAAGCAGAGCCCGTCGGTCACCCTCGGCAGCATCGAGAGCACCCCGCTCGACATGGCGTCCGTCTACGCGACCTTCGCCAACCGCGGCATCTACTGCACCCCGATCGCCATCGAGTCGATCAAGGCTGCCAACGGCGACAAGCTGAACGTGCCGCAGACCAAGTGCACGCGGGCCATGAGCGACCGGACCGCCGACACCATCAACCAGATGCTGAAGGGCGTCGTCGAGGACGGCACCGGCACGAAGGCCGGTCTCAGCGACCGCGACAACGCGGGCAAGACCGGTACGACCAACGACCGCAAGGACGCCTGGTTCGTCGGCTACACCCCGAACCTGTCCACCGCCGTCTGGGTCGGTGACGACGTCGGCGAGAAGAAGTCGATGTACGACATCACCATCGGCGGCGAGTACTACGACAAGGTCTGCGGTGGCTGCCTCCCCGGCCCGATCTGGAAGATCGCGATGACGGGCGCCCTGGACGCCGGTCAGACGCCGGGCTTCGTCCCCGTCTCCGTACCGCGGGCCCAGAAGCCCAAGGAGGAGAAGCCGGGCGACGAGGGCCCGAACAAGCCCCGCAAGCCGGCCGACAACAAGCCGGGCGGCACGGACCCGAACCCCGGCTTCACGTTCCCCACGGACCTGCTCGGCGGCGGCGACGGACGCAACAAGCCGCGCGGCGGAAACCACTGA
- a CDS encoding ArsA-related P-loop ATPase produces MSRLQVVSGKGGTGKTTVAAALALALATEGKRTLLVEVEGRQGIAQLFETEALPYEERKIAVAPGGGEVYALAIDAERALLDYLQMFYKLGGAGRALKKLGAIDFATTIAPGVRDVLLTGKACEAVRRREKDGRPTYDHVVMDAPPTGRITRFLNVNDEVAGLARIGPIHNQAQAVMRVLKSPETAVHLVTLLEEMPVQETADGIAELRAADLPVGRVVVNMVRPHVLDEAAVRAASGDHRDAIARALASVGVTGGTRLVEPLLDQAAEHARRVELERTQRAVLDGVGVPSYELPFLGDGADIAGLYRLAKELRKQGVGA; encoded by the coding sequence GTGAGCAGGCTCCAGGTCGTCAGCGGCAAGGGCGGTACCGGTAAGACGACGGTCGCCGCCGCCCTCGCCCTCGCCCTCGCGACGGAGGGGAAGCGGACCCTCCTCGTCGAGGTCGAAGGCAGACAGGGCATCGCACAGCTCTTCGAGACGGAAGCCCTTCCGTACGAGGAGCGCAAGATCGCCGTCGCCCCCGGCGGCGGCGAGGTGTACGCGCTGGCGATCGACGCCGAGCGCGCACTCCTCGACTACCTCCAGATGTTCTACAAACTGGGCGGGGCGGGACGGGCCCTGAAGAAGCTCGGCGCGATCGACTTCGCGACGACGATAGCGCCGGGCGTCCGGGACGTGCTCCTGACCGGCAAGGCGTGCGAGGCGGTCCGGCGGCGCGAGAAGGACGGCCGTCCCACCTACGACCACGTCGTCATGGACGCGCCGCCCACCGGCCGCATCACCCGCTTCCTCAACGTGAACGACGAGGTCGCGGGCCTGGCCAGGATCGGCCCGATACACAACCAGGCGCAGGCCGTCATGCGGGTCCTGAAGTCCCCCGAGACGGCGGTGCACCTGGTGACGCTCCTGGAGGAGATGCCGGTCCAGGAGACCGCGGACGGCATCGCGGAGCTGAGGGCCGCCGACCTGCCGGTGGGACGGGTCGTGGTGAACATGGTCCGCCCGCACGTCCTCGACGAGGCGGCCGTGCGGGCCGCCTCGGGCGACCACCGGGACGCGATCGCGCGCGCCCTGGCGTCCGTCGGCGTCACGGGCGGCACGCGGCTGGTGGAGCCGCTCCTCGACCAGGCGGCCGAGCACGCGCGGCGGGTGGAGCTGGAACGGACGCAGCGCGCCGTCCTGGACGGCGTCGGCGTCCCCTCGTACGAACTGCCCTTCCTCGGGGACGGGGCGGACATCGCCGGGCTCTACCGGCTGGCGAAGGAACTGCGGAAGCAAGGGGTGGGCGCGTGA
- a CDS encoding NUDIX hydrolase, producing MSNGQSKQSNGQWYPAEWPDRIRALAAGELTPVTPRRAATVLLLRDGVSGPDVHMLRRRTSMAFAGGAYAYPGGGVDPRDEQPVRWAGPSLETWAVRLGLDDPAQAQAVVCAAVRETFEEAGVLLAGETEDGVVGDTTGEEWERDREALVARELSFADFLDRRGLVLRSDLLGAWARWITPEFEQRRYDTWFFVAALPAGQRTRDVSGEADRTVWIRPADAAAGYDRGELTMMPPTISTLRTLEPYGTVAEALVAAEAQDMAPVLAQARLEGDELVLSWPGHEEFTKVIPTGGER from the coding sequence ATGTCGAATGGTCAGTCGAAGCAGTCGAACGGTCAGTGGTATCCGGCGGAATGGCCCGACCGCATCCGCGCCCTCGCCGCCGGTGAGCTCACCCCCGTGACGCCCCGGCGCGCCGCCACGGTCCTGCTCCTGCGGGACGGCGTCTCCGGGCCCGACGTCCACATGCTGCGCCGCCGCACCTCGATGGCCTTCGCCGGCGGCGCGTACGCCTACCCCGGCGGCGGCGTCGACCCGCGCGACGAGCAGCCGGTGCGCTGGGCGGGCCCGTCCCTGGAGACGTGGGCGGTCCGGCTCGGCCTCGACGATCCTGCGCAGGCCCAGGCCGTGGTCTGCGCCGCCGTGCGCGAGACCTTCGAGGAGGCGGGCGTGCTGCTCGCCGGGGAGACCGAGGACGGCGTCGTCGGCGACACGACCGGCGAGGAGTGGGAGCGGGACCGGGAGGCGCTCGTCGCCCGGGAGCTGTCCTTCGCCGACTTCCTGGACCGACGCGGGCTCGTCCTGCGCTCGGACCTGCTGGGCGCGTGGGCCCGCTGGATCACCCCGGAGTTCGAGCAGCGCCGGTACGACACCTGGTTCTTCGTGGCGGCGCTCCCGGCCGGGCAGCGCACCCGGGACGTGTCGGGGGAGGCGGACCGCACGGTCTGGATCCGCCCGGCGGACGCCGCGGCCGGCTACGACCGGGGCGAGCTGACGATGATGCCGCCGACGATCTCGACCCTGCGCACCCTGGAGCCGTACGGGACGGTCGCCGAGGCGCTGGTGGCGGCGGAGGCGCAGGACATGGCCCCCGTCCTCGCACAGGCGCGCCTGGAGGGCGACGAGCTGGTCCTGAGCTGGCCGGGGCACGAGGAGTTCACCAAGGTCATCCCCACCGGGGGTGAGCGATGA
- a CDS encoding prohibitin family protein gives MFVIAILLFIAAVVLFFVGRANDSKGLKFGALGAVLAGLFSLIASMTYVISAYEVGVPVAFGKVGSPMTSGLHLKSPFTDVTTFSTRPVDLNLSDKDVVEVRSSQGGVMYVEVTVKWSVDQAKSVELYKLAGSEEAIQQRLVYPDSREIVRNVFAHYTSEQGYATDREKINAEIGTLIKERLAPRGIDVTTVNLRNVKPSDALQGQIDRKIQQQQATERATEASRTAKAEADRRRIEAEGIARANKILNESLTDKVLMNQCIDAYKEAAAKNPVYAVPCGSGGSAPVIVDGSKR, from the coding sequence GTGTTCGTCATCGCCATCCTGCTGTTCATAGCCGCAGTGGTGCTCTTTTTCGTCGGCCGCGCCAACGATTCCAAGGGGCTGAAGTTCGGCGCCCTCGGCGCGGTCCTCGCCGGCCTCTTCTCGCTGATCGCGAGCATGACGTACGTGATCAGCGCGTACGAGGTCGGCGTGCCGGTCGCCTTCGGCAAGGTGGGCTCTCCGATGACCTCGGGCCTGCACCTGAAGTCGCCGTTCACGGACGTCACGACCTTCTCCACCCGCCCGGTCGACCTCAACCTCTCCGACAAGGACGTGGTCGAGGTCCGCTCCTCGCAGGGCGGTGTCATGTACGTCGAGGTGACGGTGAAGTGGTCCGTCGACCAGGCCAAGTCCGTCGAGCTCTACAAGCTCGCGGGCAGCGAGGAGGCCATCCAGCAGCGGCTGGTCTACCCGGACAGCCGGGAGATCGTCCGTAACGTCTTCGCCCACTACACCAGCGAGCAGGGGTACGCGACCGACCGCGAGAAGATCAACGCCGAGATCGGCACCCTGATCAAGGAGCGTCTGGCGCCGCGCGGCATCGACGTGACCACGGTCAACCTGCGCAACGTGAAGCCGTCGGACGCCCTCCAGGGCCAGATCGACCGCAAGATCCAGCAGCAGCAGGCCACCGAGCGGGCCACCGAGGCCTCCCGTACGGCCAAGGCCGAGGCCGACCGGCGCCGCATCGAGGCGGAGGGCATCGCCCGCGCCAACAAGATCCTCAACGAGTCGCTGACGGACAAGGTCCTGATGAACCAGTGCATCGACGCGTACAAGGAGGCCGCGGCGAAGAACCCGGTCTACGCGGTGCCCTGCGGCAGCGGCGGCTCCGCCCCGGTGATCGTGGACGGCTCGAAGCGCTGA
- a CDS encoding ArsA family ATPase → MDGPDAVDGLDRAPLLELDPLLDDRGTRIIVCCGAGGVGKTTTAAALGVRAAERGRRVVVLTIDPARRLAQSMGIDSLDNTPRKVDGIKGSDGGELHAMMLDMKRTFDEIVEAHAEPERARAILENPFYQSLSAGFAGTQEYMAMEKLGQLRARDEWDLIVVDTPPSRSALDFLDAPKRLGSFLDGKFIKLLMAPAKVGGRAGMKFLNVGMSMMTGTLGKLLGGQFLKDVQTFVAAMDTMFGGFRTRADATYKLLQAPGTAFLVVATPERDALREAAYFVERLAAEQMPLAGLVLNRVHGSGAARLSAERARAAAENLDEGRIVDQGGGKAGLRGSPATTPELETEPEPNDLATAAAHPVPEAAPTAEPAQETDVDVRHLTAGLLRLHAERMRVLAREQRTRDRFTALHPEVAVTEVAALPGDVHDLAGLRAIGDRLTAGRTPSA, encoded by the coding sequence GTGGACGGACCGGACGCTGTGGACGGGCTCGATCGCGCGCCCCTCCTCGAGCTCGATCCGCTCCTCGACGACCGGGGGACCCGGATCATCGTGTGCTGCGGCGCGGGCGGGGTCGGCAAGACGACCACGGCGGCGGCCCTCGGCGTGCGGGCGGCGGAGCGCGGCCGGCGGGTCGTGGTCCTCACCATCGACCCGGCGCGCCGGCTCGCCCAGTCCATGGGCATCGACTCCCTCGACAACACGCCCCGCAAGGTCGACGGGATCAAGGGGTCCGACGGCGGCGAACTGCACGCCATGATGCTCGACATGAAGCGGACCTTCGACGAGATCGTCGAGGCGCACGCGGAGCCCGAGCGGGCGCGGGCGATCCTGGAGAACCCCTTCTACCAGTCCCTGTCGGCCGGATTCGCCGGTACGCAGGAGTACATGGCGATGGAGAAGCTGGGCCAGCTCCGGGCCCGCGACGAGTGGGACCTGATCGTCGTCGACACCCCGCCCTCCCGGTCCGCGCTGGACTTCCTCGACGCGCCGAAGCGGCTCGGGTCCTTCCTCGACGGCAAGTTCATCAAGCTGCTCATGGCCCCGGCGAAGGTCGGCGGCCGGGCCGGGATGAAGTTCCTCAACGTCGGCATGTCGATGATGACGGGGACCCTGGGGAAGCTGCTGGGGGGTCAGTTCCTCAAGGACGTACAGACGTTCGTGGCGGCGATGGACACGATGTTCGGCGGTTTCCGGACCCGCGCGGACGCCACGTACAAGCTGCTCCAGGCCCCGGGCACGGCCTTCCTCGTGGTCGCCACGCCGGAGCGGGACGCGCTGCGCGAGGCCGCGTACTTCGTGGAGCGGCTGGCCGCCGAGCAGATGCCGCTGGCCGGTCTCGTCCTCAACCGCGTCCACGGCAGCGGCGCCGCCCGGCTGTCGGCCGAGCGGGCGCGGGCCGCCGCGGAAAATCTTGACGAGGGGCGCATTGTGGATCAGGGGGGCGGGAAGGCTGGACTGCGTGGCTCCCCGGCCACCACGCCCGAGCTTGAGACCGAGCCCGAGCCGAACGATCTCGCCACCGCCGCCGCACATCCCGTACCCGAGGCTGCCCCCACAGCCGAACCGGCACAGGAAACAGATGTGGACGTACGTCATCTCACCGCAGGACTTCTGCGCCTGCACGCAGAGCGCATGCGGGTGCTCGCACGCGAGCAGCGCACGCGCGACCGCTTCACCGCGCTCCACCCGGAGGTGGCGGTGACCGAAGTGGCCGCCCTGCCCGGCGATGTGCACGACCTCGCCGGGCTGCGGGCCATCGGTGACCGACTCACGGCGGGACGGACGCCCTCGGCCTGA
- a CDS encoding CoA pyrophosphatase translates to MTRTDEEIHGPGAAGLLSRDGLPDWLEPVDRAARTVRPEQLSRFLPPESGAGRQSAVLVLFGEGERGPELLLMERSGSLRSHAGQPSFPGGALDPEDGDPADGGLLRAALREAQEETGLDPAGVQLFGVLPRLYIPVSGFVVTPVLGWWRDPSPVGVVDPGETARVFTVPVADLTDPANRATTVHPSGHKGPGFLVASALVWGFTAGVIDRLLHYAGWERPWDRSRQVPLDWRS, encoded by the coding sequence ATGACGCGCACTGACGAAGAGATCCACGGACCCGGCGCGGCCGGGCTGCTCAGCCGGGACGGGCTGCCCGACTGGCTCGAGCCGGTCGACCGGGCCGCCCGCACGGTCCGGCCCGAGCAGCTGAGCCGCTTCCTGCCGCCCGAAAGCGGCGCCGGCCGCCAGTCCGCCGTCCTCGTCCTCTTCGGCGAGGGCGAGCGCGGACCCGAGCTGCTGCTCATGGAGCGCTCCGGCAGCCTCCGCTCGCACGCCGGACAGCCCTCCTTCCCCGGCGGCGCCCTCGATCCCGAGGACGGCGACCCGGCGGACGGCGGCCTGCTGCGCGCCGCCCTGCGCGAGGCCCAGGAGGAGACCGGCCTCGACCCGGCGGGCGTCCAGCTCTTCGGCGTCCTGCCCCGGCTCTACATCCCGGTCAGCGGCTTCGTCGTCACCCCCGTCCTCGGCTGGTGGCGCGACCCCAGCCCGGTCGGCGTCGTGGACCCCGGCGAGACCGCCCGCGTCTTCACCGTCCCCGTGGCGGATCTCACGGACCCCGCGAACCGCGCGACCACCGTGCACCCGAGCGGCCACAAGGGCCCCGGGTTCCTCGTCGCATCCGCTCTGGTCTGGGGTTTTACGGCCGGCGTCATCGACCGGCTGCTGCACTACGCCGGCTGGGAGCGCCCCTGGGACCGGTCCAGGCAGGTCCCGCTCGACTGGCGCTCATGA
- a CDS encoding MBL fold metallo-hydrolase has protein sequence MSDAAALPGQPRGLVASGPATARAVNVLAPNPSAMTLDGTNTWLLSEPGSDLAVVVDPGPLDEGHLRQVIDTAEKLGKRVALTLLTHGHPDHAEGAGRFAELTGTAVRALDPALRLGDEGLGAGDVVTVGGLELRVVPTPGHTSDSLSFHLPADRAVLTGDTILGRGTTMVAHPDGRLGDYLDSLRRLRSLTVDDGVHTVLPGHGPVLEDAQGAVEFYLAHRASRLAQVETAVEAGHRTAAEVVAHVYADVDRSLWPAAELSVRAQLEYLRGRGLV, from the coding sequence ATGAGCGACGCCGCCGCCCTGCCCGGCCAGCCGCGCGGACTGGTGGCCTCCGGGCCCGCGACCGCCCGCGCCGTGAACGTCCTTGCGCCGAACCCGTCCGCGATGACCCTCGACGGCACCAACACCTGGCTGCTCTCCGAGCCGGGCTCGGACCTCGCCGTCGTGGTCGACCCGGGGCCGCTCGACGAGGGCCATCTGCGTCAGGTGATCGACACGGCCGAGAAGCTCGGCAAGCGGGTCGCGCTGACCCTGCTGACCCACGGCCACCCGGACCACGCGGAGGGCGCCGGCCGGTTCGCGGAGCTGACCGGGACGGCCGTGCGGGCCCTCGATCCGGCGCTGCGGCTGGGCGACGAGGGGCTCGGCGCGGGGGACGTGGTGACGGTCGGCGGTCTGGAGCTGCGGGTCGTCCCGACGCCCGGGCACACCTCGGACTCGCTCTCCTTCCACCTGCCGGCCGACCGGGCGGTGCTGACGGGCGACACGATCCTGGGGCGCGGGACGACGATGGTCGCGCACCCGGACGGGCGGCTCGGGGACTACCTGGACTCGCTGCGGCGGCTGCGCTCGCTGACCGTCGACGACGGGGTGCACACGGTCCTGCCGGGGCACGGGCCGGTCCTGGAGGACGCGCAGGGGGCCGTGGAGTTCTATCTCGCGCACCGGGCGAGCCGGCTCGCCCAGGTGGAGACGGCGGTCGAGGCGGGGCACCGGACGGCGGCGGAGGTCGTCGCCCATGTGTACGCGGACGTGGACCGCTCCCTGTGGCCGGCGGCCGAGCTGTCCGTACGGGCGCAGCTGGAGTACCTGAGGGGCCGCGGCCTGGTCTGA
- a CDS encoding DUF4177 domain-containing protein — MTKWEYVTVPLLVHATKQILDTWGEDGWELVQVVPGPNNPEQLVAYLKRAKS, encoded by the coding sequence ATGACCAAGTGGGAGTACGTCACGGTGCCGCTTCTGGTGCACGCGACCAAGCAGATTCTGGACACCTGGGGCGAGGACGGCTGGGAGCTCGTCCAGGTCGTGCCCGGGCCGAACAACCCCGAGCAGCTCGTGGCCTACCTGAAGCGGGCCAAGTCGTGA
- the nth gene encoding endonuclease III, whose amino-acid sequence MSNSPVRAQAKGAERVSAEGNSAVGEHGVSKRVKGAKGKPGAAAETPAPAKPTGPVKPAKAVGPVKPARSAKPESRLAMVRRARRINRELAEVYPYAHPELDFRNPFELLVATVLSAQTNDLRVNQTTPALFAKYPTPEDLAAAVPEEVEELIRPTGFFRAKTKSIMGLAAALRDDFDGQVPGRLEDLVKLPGVGRKTAFVVLGNAFGVPGITVDTHFIRLTRRWRWTESDDPVKIEAEVATIFPKSEWTMLSHRVIFHGRRICHARKPACGACPITHLCPSYGEGETDPEKARKLLKYEMGGFPGQRLNPPPDYPGIPAPPLGGSA is encoded by the coding sequence GTGTCCAACTCGCCGGTGAGAGCGCAGGCCAAGGGGGCTGAAAGAGTGTCGGCCGAAGGTAATTCCGCTGTGGGCGAACACGGCGTGTCGAAACGGGTGAAAGGTGCAAAAGGGAAGCCGGGGGCGGCTGCCGAGACCCCCGCGCCCGCCAAGCCCACCGGCCCCGTGAAGCCCGCCAAGGCCGTCGGCCCCGTGAAGCCCGCCAGGTCCGCCAAGCCCGAGTCGCGGCTCGCGATGGTCCGCCGGGCGCGCCGGATCAACCGCGAACTGGCCGAGGTCTACCCGTACGCCCATCCGGAGCTCGACTTCCGCAACCCCTTCGAGCTGCTCGTCGCCACGGTCCTCTCGGCCCAGACCAACGACCTGCGGGTCAACCAGACCACCCCCGCCCTCTTCGCCAAGTACCCCACGCCCGAGGACCTCGCGGCGGCCGTGCCCGAGGAGGTCGAGGAGCTGATCCGGCCGACCGGCTTCTTCCGCGCCAAGACCAAGTCGATCATGGGCCTCGCCGCCGCCCTCAGGGACGACTTCGACGGACAGGTCCCCGGCCGCCTGGAGGACCTCGTCAAGCTCCCCGGCGTCGGCCGCAAGACCGCCTTCGTCGTCCTCGGCAACGCCTTCGGGGTCCCCGGCATCACCGTCGACACCCACTTCATCCGCCTCACCCGGCGCTGGCGGTGGACCGAGTCCGACGACCCGGTGAAGATCGAGGCCGAGGTCGCCACGATCTTCCCCAAGAGCGAGTGGACGATGCTCTCCCACCGGGTGATCTTCCACGGCCGCCGGATCTGCCACGCCCGCAAGCCCGCCTGCGGCGCCTGCCCGATCACCCACCTCTGCCCCTCGTACGGAGAGGGCGAGACCGACCCCGAGAAGGCGCGGAAGCTGCTCAAGTACGAGATGGGCGGCTTCCCCGGCCAGCGGCTGAACCCGCCGCCCGACTACCCCGGCATCCCGGCGCCCCCGCTCGGCGGCAGCGCCTGA
- a CDS encoding RidA family protein → MSGAVEARIAELGLTLPEVVPPIASYQPAVQSGVYVYTSGQLPMVAGKLPVTGKVGAEVTPEEAKKLAATCALNALAAVKSVAGDLDRVKRVVKVVGFVASAADFTGQPAVINGASELLGEILGEKGVHARSAVGVAVLPLDAPVEVEVQVELVEA, encoded by the coding sequence GTGAGCGGGGCCGTCGAGGCGCGGATCGCCGAGCTCGGCCTGACCCTGCCCGAGGTCGTGCCGCCGATCGCCTCCTACCAGCCGGCCGTGCAGTCCGGCGTGTACGTCTACACCTCGGGCCAGCTCCCGATGGTGGCGGGCAAGCTTCCGGTGACCGGCAAGGTCGGCGCCGAGGTCACGCCGGAGGAGGCCAAGAAGCTCGCCGCCACCTGCGCGCTCAACGCGCTCGCGGCCGTGAAGTCGGTCGCCGGTGACCTCGACCGCGTCAAGCGCGTCGTGAAGGTCGTCGGCTTCGTGGCCTCCGCCGCCGACTTCACCGGTCAGCCCGCCGTCATCAACGGCGCCAGCGAGCTGCTCGGCGAGATCCTCGGCGAGAAGGGCGTGCACGCGCGCAGCGCCGTCGGCGTGGCCGTGCTGCCGCTCGACGCGCCGGTCGAGGTCGAGGTCCAGGTCGAGCTCGTCGAGGCCTGA
- a CDS encoding Crp/Fnr family transcriptional regulator, with amino-acid sequence MDDVLRRAPLFAALDDEQAAELRASMSEATLARGDALFHEGDPGDRLYVVTEGKVKLHRTSPDGRENMLAVLGPGELIGELSLFDPGPRTATATALTEVKLLGLGHGDLQPWLNARPEVATALLRAVARRLRKTNDQMSDLVFSDVPGRVARALLDLSRRFGVQSEEGIHVVHDLTQEELAQLVGASRETVNKALADFAQRGWLRLEARAVILLDVERLAKRSR; translated from the coding sequence GTGGACGACGTTCTGCGGCGCGCCCCGCTCTTCGCGGCGCTCGATGACGAGCAGGCTGCCGAGCTGCGCGCCTCGATGAGTGAGGCGACGCTTGCCCGTGGCGACGCGCTCTTCCACGAGGGCGACCCCGGTGACCGCCTGTACGTGGTGACCGAGGGCAAGGTGAAGCTGCACCGCACCTCCCCCGACGGCCGCGAGAACATGCTGGCCGTCCTCGGCCCCGGCGAGCTCATCGGCGAGCTGTCCCTCTTCGACCCGGGCCCGCGCACCGCCACGGCGACCGCGCTGACCGAGGTCAAGCTGCTCGGCCTGGGCCACGGCGACCTCCAGCCCTGGCTGAACGCCCGCCCCGAGGTGGCCACCGCGCTGCTGCGCGCCGTCGCCCGCCGACTGCGCAAGACCAACGACCAGATGTCCGACCTGGTCTTCTCCGACGTCCCGGGCCGTGTCGCCCGCGCGCTCCTCGACCTGTCGCGCCGCTTCGGCGTGCAGTCGGAGGAGGGCATCCACGTCGTCCACGACCTCACCCAGGAGGAGCTGGCCCAGCTGGTCGGCGCCTCCCGCGAGACGGTCAACAAGGCGCTCGCCGACTTCGCCCAGCGCGGCTGGCTGCGCCTGGAGGCCCGCGCCGTGATCCTGCTGGACGTGGAGCGCCTCGCGAAGCGCTCGCGGTAA